From Phragmites australis chromosome 5, lpPhrAust1.1, whole genome shotgun sequence, a single genomic window includes:
- the LOC133917397 gene encoding protein GLUTAMINE DUMPER 6-like: MRPARIDMAMEDGGGASSSVQEPLYGYGHVQPPPFWSTPTPYLFIGFAVVMALIAVALAVLLCSRRREEEGEGEAGVMSVRVLAPLDREDVAMPKVVVVMAGDHEPSFIASAAPLAFAAAAKAAQMPQHVGGDKDGAAV, from the coding sequence ATGAGGCCCGCAAGAATCGACATGGCGATGGAGGACGGCGGCGGGGCGTCATCGTCGGTGCAGGAGCCGCTTTACGGCTACGGGCACGTCCAGCCGCCGCCGTTCTGGTCGACGCCAACGCCGTACCTGTTCATCGGCTTCGCGGTGGTGATGGCGCTCATCGCCGTGGCGCTGGCCGTGCTCCTCTGCTCTCGCcgcagggaggaggagggggagggggaggcggggGTCATGTCCGTGCGCGTGCTGGCGCCGCTGGACAGGGAGGACGTGGCGATGCCCAAGGTGGTCGTCGTGATGGCCGGCGACCACGAGCCGTCGTTCATCGCCAGCGCTGCGCCGCTCGCCTTCGCCGCGGCGGCCAAGGCGGCCCAGATGCCGCAGCACGTCGGCGGCGATAAGGACGGAGCCGCCGTGTAG